The Arachis hypogaea cultivar Tifrunner chromosome 14, arahy.Tifrunner.gnm2.J5K5, whole genome shotgun sequence genome has a segment encoding these proteins:
- the LOC112744117 gene encoding SKP1-like protein 21 isoform X1, whose product MSEIDMAVSKPEIMQPYIWLQTPDGAIQQVEQEIAMFCPFICQEVIQKGTGSSKNCAICLPQRVTPTIFSLILDYCRFHQVAGRSNKERKSYDEKFMRMDTKQLCELTSAADSLQLKPLVDLTSRTLARIIEGKSPEEIRGIFNLPDDLTEEEKLEPLKNTTADPRIRLLNRLYAKKRKELKERERLKNVEVEEENVDDRSVDDLLSFINGNDADPKEMKNSKNKKKNRRRKEQQTSSSLKEASELNNKEINGHNIIPQTDGANGVSEASQSNTEDSTFVPREFDDGDIDEDIDPALQEKLDREVEDFARILNSDWPERMQELLSLGQERKAMPFTSNGNSFLR is encoded by the exons ATGTCAGAAATTGACATGGCAGTTAGTAAACCCGAG ATTATGCAGCCGTATATCTGGCTTCAGACACCAGATGGTGCAATACAACAAGTGGAACAGGAAATTGCAATGTTTTGCCCTTTTATTTGTCAAGAAGTAATACAAAAAGGCACGGGATCTTCAAAGAACTGTGCAATATGTCTTCCTCAACGAGTCACCCCTACTATTTTTAGCTTAATACTTGATTATTGCCGATTTCATCAAGTAGCAGGTCGCTCAAACAAG GAGCGGAAGTCTTATGATGAGAAATTCATGCGGATGGACACAAAGCAGTTATGTGAGTTGACATCTGCTGCAGACAGCCTTCAGTTGAAACCATTGGTTGATCTTACCAGCCGTACACTTGCTCGAATAATTGAAGGAAAATCCCCTGAGGAAATACGCGGCATATTTAATTTGCCAGATGATCTTACGGAG GAAGAGAAATTGGAGCCCTTGAAAAACACAACTGCTGATCCGAGGATCAGGCTTTTGAACCGCTTGTATGCTAAGAAAAGGAAAGAGCTGAAGGAGCGTGAGAGGCTAAAG AatgttgaagttgaagaagagaATGTGGATGATCGGTCAGTCGATGACCTTTTGTCTTTTATTAATGGAAATGATGCAG ATCCAAAGGAGATGAAAAAttctaagaataaaaagaaaaaccgaAGAAGAAAAGAGCAACAGACGAGCTCTTCTTTGAAGGAAGCTTCTGAACTGAACAATAAG GAGATAAATGGTCATAATATCATACCCCAAACTGATGGAGCTAATGGAGTTTCCGAGGCCTCTCAGTCTAATACAGAAGACAGCACTTTTGTTCCTAGAGAGTTTGATGATGGAGATATAGATGAGGACATCGATCCTGCATTACAGGAAAAACTTGACAG GGAAGTGGAAGATTTCGCCCGCATATTAAATTCTGACTGGCCAGAGAGGATGCAGGAACTGTTGTCTTTGGGGCAAGAAAGAAAAGCAATGCCTTTTACATCCAATGGAAACAGTTTTTTAAGATGA
- the LOC112744117 gene encoding SKP1-like protein 21 isoform X2, producing the protein MQPYIWLQTPDGAIQQVEQEIAMFCPFICQEVIQKGTGSSKNCAICLPQRVTPTIFSLILDYCRFHQVAGRSNKERKSYDEKFMRMDTKQLCELTSAADSLQLKPLVDLTSRTLARIIEGKSPEEIRGIFNLPDDLTEEEKLEPLKNTTADPRIRLLNRLYAKKRKELKERERLKNVEVEEENVDDRSVDDLLSFINGNDADPKEMKNSKNKKKNRRRKEQQTSSSLKEASELNNKEINGHNIIPQTDGANGVSEASQSNTEDSTFVPREFDDGDIDEDIDPALQEKLDREVEDFARILNSDWPERMQELLSLGQERKAMPFTSNGNSFLR; encoded by the exons ATGCAGCCGTATATCTGGCTTCAGACACCAGATGGTGCAATACAACAAGTGGAACAGGAAATTGCAATGTTTTGCCCTTTTATTTGTCAAGAAGTAATACAAAAAGGCACGGGATCTTCAAAGAACTGTGCAATATGTCTTCCTCAACGAGTCACCCCTACTATTTTTAGCTTAATACTTGATTATTGCCGATTTCATCAAGTAGCAGGTCGCTCAAACAAG GAGCGGAAGTCTTATGATGAGAAATTCATGCGGATGGACACAAAGCAGTTATGTGAGTTGACATCTGCTGCAGACAGCCTTCAGTTGAAACCATTGGTTGATCTTACCAGCCGTACACTTGCTCGAATAATTGAAGGAAAATCCCCTGAGGAAATACGCGGCATATTTAATTTGCCAGATGATCTTACGGAG GAAGAGAAATTGGAGCCCTTGAAAAACACAACTGCTGATCCGAGGATCAGGCTTTTGAACCGCTTGTATGCTAAGAAAAGGAAAGAGCTGAAGGAGCGTGAGAGGCTAAAG AatgttgaagttgaagaagagaATGTGGATGATCGGTCAGTCGATGACCTTTTGTCTTTTATTAATGGAAATGATGCAG ATCCAAAGGAGATGAAAAAttctaagaataaaaagaaaaaccgaAGAAGAAAAGAGCAACAGACGAGCTCTTCTTTGAAGGAAGCTTCTGAACTGAACAATAAG GAGATAAATGGTCATAATATCATACCCCAAACTGATGGAGCTAATGGAGTTTCCGAGGCCTCTCAGTCTAATACAGAAGACAGCACTTTTGTTCCTAGAGAGTTTGATGATGGAGATATAGATGAGGACATCGATCCTGCATTACAGGAAAAACTTGACAG GGAAGTGGAAGATTTCGCCCGCATATTAAATTCTGACTGGCCAGAGAGGATGCAGGAACTGTTGTCTTTGGGGCAAGAAAGAAAAGCAATGCCTTTTACATCCAATGGAAACAGTTTTTTAAGATGA
- the LOC112744117 gene encoding SKP1-like protein 21 isoform X3: protein MRMDTKQLCELTSAADSLQLKPLVDLTSRTLARIIEGKSPEEIRGIFNLPDDLTEEEKLEPLKNTTADPRIRLLNRLYAKKRKELKERERLKNVEVEEENVDDRSVDDLLSFINGNDADPKEMKNSKNKKKNRRRKEQQTSSSLKEASELNNKEINGHNIIPQTDGANGVSEASQSNTEDSTFVPREFDDGDIDEDIDPALQEKLDREVEDFARILNSDWPERMQELLSLGQERKAMPFTSNGNSFLR from the exons ATGCGGATGGACACAAAGCAGTTATGTGAGTTGACATCTGCTGCAGACAGCCTTCAGTTGAAACCATTGGTTGATCTTACCAGCCGTACACTTGCTCGAATAATTGAAGGAAAATCCCCTGAGGAAATACGCGGCATATTTAATTTGCCAGATGATCTTACGGAG GAAGAGAAATTGGAGCCCTTGAAAAACACAACTGCTGATCCGAGGATCAGGCTTTTGAACCGCTTGTATGCTAAGAAAAGGAAAGAGCTGAAGGAGCGTGAGAGGCTAAAG AatgttgaagttgaagaagagaATGTGGATGATCGGTCAGTCGATGACCTTTTGTCTTTTATTAATGGAAATGATGCAG ATCCAAAGGAGATGAAAAAttctaagaataaaaagaaaaaccgaAGAAGAAAAGAGCAACAGACGAGCTCTTCTTTGAAGGAAGCTTCTGAACTGAACAATAAG GAGATAAATGGTCATAATATCATACCCCAAACTGATGGAGCTAATGGAGTTTCCGAGGCCTCTCAGTCTAATACAGAAGACAGCACTTTTGTTCCTAGAGAGTTTGATGATGGAGATATAGATGAGGACATCGATCCTGCATTACAGGAAAAACTTGACAG GGAAGTGGAAGATTTCGCCCGCATATTAAATTCTGACTGGCCAGAGAGGATGCAGGAACTGTTGTCTTTGGGGCAAGAAAGAAAAGCAATGCCTTTTACATCCAATGGAAACAGTTTTTTAAGATGA
- the LOC112744118 gene encoding signal peptide peptidase-like 4 isoform X1: MVSFSVEGTVWCCVLMVIITVSFAGDIVHPDNIAPKRPGCDNNFVLVKVPTWINGVENCEYVGVGARFGPTLESKEKHATHTRVAIADPPDCCSKPKNKLTGEIILVHRGQCSFTTKANIAEEAGASAILIINNRTELFKMVCEENETDIDIGIPAVMLPQDAGENIKSHIQNKSIVSVQLYSPLRPLVDVAEVFLWLMAVGTILCASYWSAWTTREAAVEREKLLKDASDEYLNTENAGSTGYVEISTMAAISFVVIASCFLLMLYKLMASWFIEVLVVLFCIGGVEGLQTCLVALLSCFRWFQRAGQTFVKIPFFGAVSYLTLAMTPFCIVFAVLWGVFRHVSFAWIGQDILGIALIITVLQIVRIPNLKVGTVLLSCAFLYDIFWVFVSKWWFHESVMIVVARGDRSGEDGIPMLLKIPRLFDPWGGYSIIGFGDIILPGLLVAFSLRYDWLAKRNLRSGYFVWAMSAYGLGLLITYVALNLMDGHGQPALLYIVPFTLGTFLSLGKKRGELNLLWTRGEPEMPCPHNQESQQ; the protein is encoded by the exons ATGGTTTCATTTTCAGTTGAAGGAACTGTGTGGTGCTGTGTGTTAATGGTTATTATAACTGTGAGTTTTGCTGGGGACATAGTACACCCTGATAATATTGCTCCCAAGAGACCTGGTTGTGATAACAACTTTGTTCTG GTTAAAGTCCCAACTTGGATTAATGGTGTGGAGAACTGTGAGTATGTTGGTGTTGGTGCAAGATTTGGCCCTACATTGGAATCTAAAGAAAAACATGCCACCCATACTAGAGTCGCCATTGCGGACCCTCCTGATTGTTGTAGCAAGCCGAAGAATAAG CTCACTGGCGAGATCATTTTGGTGCACCGAGGACAATGTAGTTTCACAACCAAGGCAAATATAGCTGAAGAAGCTGGTGCTTCAGCGATCCTCATTATAAATAATCGGACAG AACTTTTCAAGATGGTTTGTGAAGAGAATGAAACTGATATTGATATTGGAATTCCTGCTGTGATGCTTCCACAAGATGCTGGTGAAAACATTAAAAGTCATATACAAAACAAATCGATAG TGTCTGTGCAGTTATACTCTCCGCTGCGCCCATTAGTTGATGTAGCGGAAGTGTTTTTATGGCTTATGGCTGTTGGTACCATTCTCTGTGCTTCTTATTGGTCTGCCTGGACAACCAGAGAGGCTGCTGTTGAGCGGGAGAAGCTATTAAAG GATGCTTCGGATGAATATTTGAATACTGAGAATGCTGGTTCTACTGGTTATGTAGAAATCAGTACCATGGCAGCAATTTCTTTTGTTGTGATCGCTTCTTGTTTCTTGCTTATGCTTTACAAATTAATGGCATCCTGGTTTATTGAAGTTCTGGTGGTTCTATTTTGCATTGGTGGTGTTGAG GGACTGCAAACTTGCTTGGTGGCTCTGTTATCATG TTTCAGATGGTTTCAACGTGCTGGGCAAACATTTGTAAAAATACCCTTCTTTGGAGCTGTCTCATATTTGACGCTTGCTATGACTCCCTTCTGCATAGTATTTGCCGTGCTTTGGGGAGTTTTTCGACACGTATCTTTTGCATGGATTGGACAAGATATTCTT GGAATTGCATTGATAATTACGGTTCTTCAGATTGTCCGCATACCAAATCTCAAG GTTGGAACTGTTCTTCTTAGTTGCGCCTTCCTATATGACATCTTCTGGGTGTTTGTCTCTAAGTGGTGGTTCCATGAGAGCGTAATGATAGTG GTAGCTCGAGGCGATAGGAGTGGAGAAGATGGTATCCCCATGCTGCTTAAAATACCGCGTCTGTTTGATCCTTGGGGTGGTTACAGCATAATTGGTTTTGGGGACATAATCTTACCAGGGCTTCTAGTCGCATTTTCACTAAG GTATGATTGGTTGGCAAAGAGGAACCTTCGGTCTGGATACTTCGTGTGGGCAATGAGTGCTTACGGTTTAG GTCTCCTTATTACATATGTTGCTTTGAACTTGATGGATGGGCATGGTCAACCAGCATTGCTTTATATCGTCCCGTTTACTCTTG GCACATTTTTGTCATTGGGAAAGAAGAGAGGTGAACTCAATCTTTTATGGACAAGAGGGGAACCAGAAATGCCTTGCCCTCATAACCAAGAGTCTCAACAATGA
- the LOC112744118 gene encoding signal peptide peptidase-like 4 isoform X2 — protein sequence MVCEENETDIDIGIPAVMLPQDAGENIKSHIQNKSIVSVQLYSPLRPLVDVAEVFLWLMAVGTILCASYWSAWTTREAAVEREKLLKDASDEYLNTENAGSTGYVEISTMAAISFVVIASCFLLMLYKLMASWFIEVLVVLFCIGGVEGLQTCLVALLSCFRWFQRAGQTFVKIPFFGAVSYLTLAMTPFCIVFAVLWGVFRHVSFAWIGQDILGIALIITVLQIVRIPNLKVGTVLLSCAFLYDIFWVFVSKWWFHESVMIVVARGDRSGEDGIPMLLKIPRLFDPWGGYSIIGFGDIILPGLLVAFSLRYDWLAKRNLRSGYFVWAMSAYGLGLLITYVALNLMDGHGQPALLYIVPFTLGTFLSLGKKRGELNLLWTRGEPEMPCPHNQESQQ from the exons ATGGTTTGTGAAGAGAATGAAACTGATATTGATATTGGAATTCCTGCTGTGATGCTTCCACAAGATGCTGGTGAAAACATTAAAAGTCATATACAAAACAAATCGATAG TGTCTGTGCAGTTATACTCTCCGCTGCGCCCATTAGTTGATGTAGCGGAAGTGTTTTTATGGCTTATGGCTGTTGGTACCATTCTCTGTGCTTCTTATTGGTCTGCCTGGACAACCAGAGAGGCTGCTGTTGAGCGGGAGAAGCTATTAAAG GATGCTTCGGATGAATATTTGAATACTGAGAATGCTGGTTCTACTGGTTATGTAGAAATCAGTACCATGGCAGCAATTTCTTTTGTTGTGATCGCTTCTTGTTTCTTGCTTATGCTTTACAAATTAATGGCATCCTGGTTTATTGAAGTTCTGGTGGTTCTATTTTGCATTGGTGGTGTTGAG GGACTGCAAACTTGCTTGGTGGCTCTGTTATCATG TTTCAGATGGTTTCAACGTGCTGGGCAAACATTTGTAAAAATACCCTTCTTTGGAGCTGTCTCATATTTGACGCTTGCTATGACTCCCTTCTGCATAGTATTTGCCGTGCTTTGGGGAGTTTTTCGACACGTATCTTTTGCATGGATTGGACAAGATATTCTT GGAATTGCATTGATAATTACGGTTCTTCAGATTGTCCGCATACCAAATCTCAAG GTTGGAACTGTTCTTCTTAGTTGCGCCTTCCTATATGACATCTTCTGGGTGTTTGTCTCTAAGTGGTGGTTCCATGAGAGCGTAATGATAGTG GTAGCTCGAGGCGATAGGAGTGGAGAAGATGGTATCCCCATGCTGCTTAAAATACCGCGTCTGTTTGATCCTTGGGGTGGTTACAGCATAATTGGTTTTGGGGACATAATCTTACCAGGGCTTCTAGTCGCATTTTCACTAAG GTATGATTGGTTGGCAAAGAGGAACCTTCGGTCTGGATACTTCGTGTGGGCAATGAGTGCTTACGGTTTAG GTCTCCTTATTACATATGTTGCTTTGAACTTGATGGATGGGCATGGTCAACCAGCATTGCTTTATATCGTCCCGTTTACTCTTG GCACATTTTTGTCATTGGGAAAGAAGAGAGGTGAACTCAATCTTTTATGGACAAGAGGGGAACCAGAAATGCCTTGCCCTCATAACCAAGAGTCTCAACAATGA
- the LOC112743175 gene encoding uncharacterized protein, whose protein sequence is MKYDGTQDPLEHLTAFEARMNLEGVGDEVKCRAFPVTLAGPAIRWFNNLPQGSVTQFSDISHAFLAQFTTRIVKAKHPINLLGVTQRPGEPTRKYLDRFNDECLEIDGLTDSVVSLCLTNGLSNEDFRKHLTTKPVWTMQEIQCVAKEYINDEEVSRVVAANKRQPAYNQARHFEARERPKEHARDGGTSKPPKPFFRVGKFTNYTPLTASITEVYQQIAEKGILAKPRPLKDRTGGNKNLYCEYHKGYGHKTQDCFDLKDALEQAIRDGKLADFAHLIREPRRRNRDHDTEGDDKNQKVTTTASRW, encoded by the coding sequence ATGAAGTATGACGGAACGCAAGACCCCCTAGAACACttgacggcctttgaggccaggatgaacctagaaggagtGGGCGACGAGGTCAAGTGTCGTGCTTTCCCGGTCACCTTAGCGGGCCCGGCAATACGGTGGTTCAACAACCTCCCGCAAGGCTCGGTGACCCAATTCTCCGACATCAGCCACGCCTTCTTGGCTCAGTTCACGACTAGGATTGTCAAAGCCAAACACCCGATAAATTTGCTAGGGGTGACACAGAGACCCGGAGAGCCAACCAGGAAGTACCTGGACCGTTTTAATGACGAGTGCTTGGAAATTGACGGTCTGACGGACTCGGTGGTAAGTTTGTGCTTAACGAACGGGCTCTCGAATGAGGACTTCAGGAAACACCTCACCACAAAACCCGTCTGGACAATGCAAGAGATCCAGTGCGTGGCCAAAGAATACATCaatgacgaggaagtcagccgggttgtggctgccaataaacggcagcccgCCTACAACCAAGCCCGGCACTTCGAAGCCAgagaaagaccaaaggaacacGCCAGGGACGGCGGCACGAGTAAACCACCCAAACCGTTCTTCCGAGTTGGgaagttcaccaactacacccccctcacGGCGTCGATCACagaagtttaccaacagatagcAGAAAAGGGAATACTGGCGAAACCCCGACCACTGAAGGACAGgacgggaggaaacaagaacctctactGCGAATATCACAAGGGTTAcgggcacaagacccaagactgctttGACCTAAAGGATGCCCTCGAGCAAGCTATCAGGGACGGCAAACTCGCCGATTTCGCCCACCTCATAAGGGAACCGAGGAGACGCAACCGAGACCACGACACCGAAGGTGACGACAAGAACCAGAAGGTGACGACCACGGCCTCACGGTGGTAA